From the Cryptomeria japonica chromosome 2, Sugi_1.0, whole genome shotgun sequence genome, one window contains:
- the LOC131049934 gene encoding uncharacterized protein LOC131049934 isoform X3, protein MGLNPSRKTGGGNAEGHNFWASKGADKDLKQIDSIFQRYADKDSPDVIGPETIERLCMDLKIEIMDVKLLMLAWKMRAARQGYFTLEEWHRGLQSLKVNTIDKLKNSLPALEQEVMRSQSFWDFYTYSFQYCLTEDGQKYLDIESVCELLKLVLGNRNPAQVESLIEFLKNQEDCKAIILDQWQCFLSFFDKINYPSFDNYDSSDAWPLLLDDYVEWAQKRPS, encoded by the exons CTAGCAAAGGAGCTGATAAGGATTTGAAGCAAATAGACTCTATATTTCAGCGATATGCAGACAAGGACTCGCCTGATGTTATAGG CCCTGAAACAATAGAAAGATTGTGCATGGATCTGAAAATTGAGATAATGGATGTCAAACTCCTAATGCTTGCTTG GAAGATGCGAGCTGCACGGCAGGGATATTTTACATTG GAGGAGTGGCACAGAGGCCTTCAATCATTGAAAGTCAATACCATTGATAAGTTGAAGAATTCACTTCCTGCATTAGAGCAAGAG GTCATGCGTTCACAAAGCTTCTGGGACTTTTATACTTACTCTTTCCAGTACTGTCTGACAG AAGATGGACAAAAATATCTGGACATAGAAAGTGTCTGTGAGTTGCTGAAGCTGGTATTAGGAAATCGTAATCCTGCTCAGGTTGAATCTTTGATAGAATTTTTGAAG AATCAGGAGGATTGTAAAGCCATTATTCTTGACCAGTGGCAGTGTTTTCTAAGCTTTTTTGATAAG ATCAATTATCCAAGCTTTGATAATTATGATTCATCTGATGCATGGCCTTTGCTTTTGGATGATTATGTTGAATGGGCACAAAAGAGGCCGAGTTGA